TTAATGGCTTTTTAACCTCTGATGTGTCCACCAGGCCATCATGTTCTGAAGTTTTAACCATTGTGATTTTTGACGTTCCATGAGCTTCGTCAACACACTTCCTGTGCAGGGTTTGCTGCTCCAAGAGGTACTCACTTGTTTTTCATGATCCCATCCACAGTGCTGCTTTACACTCCAGCTTTCAGTTCCCGTTTGGCTCAGAACCGGTGTACAAAAATtgtttactgcattttacattttttcccaaggcctgaggaaacagaaaaattacttttaaatcacattctgcaagtcactttaagtgccatgtttttgtttttcttttgtgaaaaaatatggATATCTTCTCTGAAGTGTGTTGCTCTTCCCAACAGAATTTCGTATGTAGTTAAACCGATTATTAGTGGtcttcatttcaatattttaagtATTGAAAATGTTATGTGTTACCTGTGGCAGCTTCTAGGTTCATAGGAGAAACGTTTGCTTTCCAACGTCAACATCTCCCTGGCACCTTGTAAACGGGGATTCTCAGCTGGTGAAACCCTGTCCACTCACTTCCACATTTGAAAAAAGGGAATTCTGATGCCTCCTGATTTTGTAAAACTCCAACCTGCAATATCTTGAAGACAATTTGACTTTgatgttaaatgttttcatcaAATATTCTTTATTCCGTACAGATCTGCCAATTTTGGTTTTCctctgaaatttcatttttctaaGTGTACTTTAGCATTTTGATATGTTAATACTCAAGAATGCATACGAAACAATTTAACATGACCCTAAATTACAAAAATCTGTATAATTAACAGGATTTTATCAGTGTACCTGAATGCATATTTTTACTTGACTAAGATGCTATTAGTACAAATAAGCCACAAATGTTACTCAGCTAAAGAtgattcaccccccccccaacttttctttcttactgTTAGATAAAATGCCAAGATAATATTGGATAAAGGGGAGAACTAAGACTGAGATTTGAGTtctacatacattttttttttaactccagTTTGAGGGGTTGCATAAACAGTAGGActgatttgaaaaatgttgtgccttgctttaaataatgtaaataacaccTCTGCATTACTAATGTCCTACAACTTGTGTACATAATTTGGTATTGAGTGTTCTGTTTCATGGAAACTGTGCAAAGTATCTACTGTAAAAAAGGTTAAGGTTTCATTGCAGTTCAGacttaataaaatgtttgacgAACATGGGAATGCTGTTTGCAGTATATATTAAAAGTTATACTGTGTACATAGCCAACTGTCATCACTTTGTAGAttggaaaaatgacaaatgtccATAAAGTTTTGAAAATGGGTAGTAATTTATTCCAGGAttattaatcaaaaaaaaaaaaagacactgtgcTGGGCAAAAGGGTTTGGTCACCAACAACATAAGTAGAGGGTGTGGAGGTGAGACTCATATGGCCAAACCGAACACACTGACAATGCAGTACATGGATTTGTTCTCCCACCGCACTGTGCAGCTGCCTGGAAGGAACACAGCAATGAGACAGCGTGAGGTGACGCTGCACTAGAATTCAGACTActcattttctgtaatttcttttaatttttaaaggctCAAAGGTAATGATAAAATAAAGCTACATCAGATTTATATGGAACCTAATTCAGAAACATTGAcctatttttaataattgtgacggggggggggggggggggggagcgacTTTGGAATTTAGCCCAAAACAATTTGTAGACTGTTCCAGTTGTTTGTGTATTGTATACCCAGGGTAGTCTCTGAACAAAAGGACTCCATACCATCAGTTGTATTGTCCCAGAAACACGAAGTGGCTGTCTGAAGACCCGCTCCATTCTTCTGCATAATGATGCAAGTCACTGCAAACCGGAAATCCAGAAAACATCAAATGTTAAACACAGGACAGATCAAAATCAGCCCAACTAGCCACGTACGGGACTCACCAATGTACTTGAAAGGCTTGCCCAGTTTGGTGAGCTGACCGAGGCAGTTCTCCACCACACTGCTGCTCCACTGGTTCACCCTGCTGTGCTGATAGGTACTGCCCCCTATCGCTGCATCCACagactgcaacacacacacacggtgaggGCACAAAACACGGGGACcacaatgtaacagaaaaacgtttacaaggaagaaaaaaacaagactcACTGACAAAATGTCATCACGTATGTTAATAAGCTATGTCAGAAGAATGATATGggatacattttacatttgcttagcagaaacttttcttcagCGTGACTTCCAAAtaactgcagtgacttacactgctagatgcactacttataatggatcacttatccatacatcagtggaacacacactctctgtcactcacactatggggaactgaacagcatgtctttggagttggagtgtgcgaggaaaccagagcacctggaggaaacccaggcagacacggggagaacatgcaaactccacacagactgagcggggatggaaccATGTCCTCGATAGACTAAATATGCTAGCATACATGccttaaaatgtgtatttttccatGTTAGTATGACAGTAAAATAATTCCACTTTCCcaagaaattatttaattaattactttaggcctttctgttgtatttttcacacaattcGCACAAACTTACCTCCTTAATGATACTGCTCACTTCGTCCACAACAAAAGTAGTCTATTAAAAACACATAATTAGGTTCATGAAAACCTGGAGtgcatcatgatgatgatgatgtacatTTCACATTGAACTGATGCGTCTACTCAACATTTTTCTACCGACTTTCCCTTCCTTGGAATGTTCATACATTTGTTTGCCAAACAAAAAGTTGCACTACATACTTTAAAAACGGTACTTGACAAAAGGTAGTTTTTAAGTAGACATAATACTGTCGAGCTGTTAACTATTTAAACCAAGCAATTCCGATGCGATGTTAGCTACCCCAGCGTCTCCCGACAAAGCTGAGATGTCAGCGTCGGTTCGGACAGGCGCGTCAAAAATGACTCTCAGTTTGTATCTTCCtttattaaactgtatttttgaaGAAAGCCCGAAGGGGGGGAGTGATAAATTAGTGAAAAAGAACTAAATAAAGACTGAATGAAGCTCCTCGTCAGCTACCTCCTCAGCCGTTTGAAAGTCGTCCATGTTGTCGCGAGCGTAGCCCAGCGCATGCGCACTTCGCCCTCAGGAGCGCGCAAACTCGCGTCGGCGGGAACAGGGGGCGCTGCAAGACAACGCGTAGCTATACTGAGGACTAACTGCCCCCccattacatatacatatttccTACTGAGGTTACAATAATCTGCTTTGGTATGTTTTACTGATATGATTTAGATAATAAAAATGGGTACAAAAcatgacttgcagtgttatttttaaaagtttcaacACCTTTCTCACGACAGCCTTCCTTCCTGCCTTCACCCctcgatttaaaaaaaaacaaagatttgaTGAAAATTGTTTTTAGAGACTTCAATACTGACACGCGGCTGATCGGTCCATTACAGTATAGCTATTTTTCTGTCAAACCAGTAATGTAATGTGctaatttcccttttttattttctcattttactcaTGATTTAGCACCCATTCGTCAATGGTCTTGCCATAGTCCTGCCTTCATTACATGTAATTTACTACTCTACTGTATGTTTAAAATCATGTTTCATGTGACTCACTCCATTCCTGTTTAACAGACTCAACAGACTTTAACGTCAGGTTAAAAACTCCTGAGCGGGACTCTCTTTTGTACCTTTGATGGCGTTTTTAATCTCATTTGTCCCACGAGAAGCATCTTAGTTATAAAACGGCATAGTGAAAAATCTTCTGACGTTCATCTTGAGGCCCAAAACCCTGCTCCACCGCAAACATCTGGCGAAGacaataaatagatgtaaaacagcagaaaacagaCTCATTTGCTTTGTGTTCTTAAAAATAGATCCTAAAAACAGCCATGCTGTGCATTTGTACAGGCTGCAATAACACAAGTTTACGAATACATCCCATCCGATCAGTATCGATATTTCTCCATGAAACTGTTTTAACTGTTATTCTAGCCGtggcagttttttaaatttaatttaatttaatttaatttaatttaattttgcccTGCTGTTAATATCGGTCTCAGGTGAGATGGACATGGCTGTCTTCGCCACTCCCCCAACACTCTGGGAAGAGACAACCGAGCCGCGTGCGGCCAGAAGGTGTTTTAGGGAATTGCCTGGTGTTGACTCTAACCTGACAGTTAATCGAAGGTGCATGAATTAAAGAGTGTGCATGTAGCCTCGTTTTGTGTGCCCGTGACCCAGGCGGCCTCCGATGGCCCCCGGAGTGCCGCGCTCCATTATGGATGAGCATCATTAGAAACCCGATGAGCTGCATCAGCCCGCCGTTATTTCCTCGGAAACTTTAGCGAAGGCGGCGGCCACCTCCGGTTTCACGGGGCCCTCGGAGGTGGCCTCGCCGGGGTGCCGGGATGACAAAACAAAGAGGGACGCATCCAGTTTCCAAACTCAATAAAACCTGCCGGCACCTGCCCCAGGTAAACCAATCGGACAAGCGCACACATTTTGTAGAGTCCAATGCCTGTTTAATTAGCCGAGTATAATCTCAGAACTGATAGAGCATCATTCATAGCTGGCCAAAGGTCCTCATAATTTATTCAGTGTCAGATGACTGCCTTTCAGACACGGACGGGCCTCTAATAACTCCCTTTGTGAGCCCACTCTACACCCTCCAAAAGCACTGAACCGATATGCAGATATGCAGGACATGCAGAGAAATTATATGACAGCAATTAAcctattttaataaaaatggaattaGGTGGTGCTTTAAAATAATggacagtgtagtggttacaggcATTGTCTTGTACCAGAGTTTAAATCCTTGCTcttgctgtaatatccttgactGACACCCTAAAGTgatagtaaaaatgactctcaggtacaaatgagtaaatcactgcgaAGCTTGCAGTGTTGTAAGTGTTGTTTTAGTGACGGTTAATAAAATCCAGAGTCTGGGCCACATCAGAGGCACCATCCGCGTTTGAATCCTCCTTACCGATCGACGTACTTAAGCTGAATCGAACAATTAccctgcagtgtaaatgggtaaaaaacagTAGCAATAGGAGTTCAGTACACAGTTTACatgcttaacgctgtaagttgctttggagaaaaatgccaggTCATTaatggttaataaaaaaaactgagatttgTTATTCAATGTAATGATTTATGCCGAAACATGACATGTGAGCCAAAAGAGCGCTACTGAacttgtgttgtacctcatatTTTAAATGCGGTATAATGTGTTTCAGTCTATAGGGAAGGACACTGCTGAAGGACATCTCGTGATCTTGGCCCTTCTTAAGCACCTCAGCAGAAACATTTCTCACGCGGAGCTGCGCTTCCTTGACAGGTGGGCAGGTAGAGACATGTCTCCCTGTGTTTAATCGAACCCACAGCAACAAACCGTGAAGTGTGTCTTCACTGACCGCACTGCAGAGCTGCCGATGGTTAAACTTCACTCAAGTGTGAGAAGATCCTAAGGGGCGCTCGGTGGTGAAGCCCATTTTCACCAGGACCTCTGCAGTCCCCAGCCCAAACCTCTGCTCAGCATATTGTGGTCTTGCGTTTGGGACAGGCCAAAAAAATGCTCgcttattaaaagaaaaaacttgaaaaaaaaaatgccccatTGCTTgccaatgaataaaaataatacgtATAATTATGTTTGTTTAGCATGTAATGTGGAAACCCATGTGGGGAAACCATGTTAATAAAAAGAACTTTCAGCCTTTTGCAGATGGACATTCCTAAAATAAACATCATTCACTCTTTGGATGTCTTAGAAATGAAGAGGCACTGGGCAtgacttttttctccaacattTCCTTAATGCAGACAGACGGTCAAACTGCAGACTTTGGCGTCTGGGGAGAACTTCCCTGGCCCCAGGAAGGGCTTTGACCAGCTGGGTGTCCTTGACTATGGTACGGGTCAGCTGAGTATCCCAGGGCTCGTTCTGGTCAATCGAACATCCATGAGGAAAGTTCTGATTGTGCATGTTTTGAGACGTCAGAGGACAGCTGCCATGCAGGAAGAAGTTATGAGAGTCTCTGGCTCAAACAATTGGAGATTTTCCACAAGGTCTTGCGCTGTAGGTTATTAACCAGCCccaaaacactgtttttttttttgttttttttttttaatatccataGGCCTTTATGATTCAATTAGGCACTGAAACCTTAGCAAAACATTTATGGAGCTCAGACTAATAATTTACTCCCCTCTTGTCATGACAGAGGATGAGTGCACAGTTTCCACTCAGTGATATAATTCATGAGTAATTTATTGCTCTACAGAATGATGTAGGGGTATTCATGGTTGAAAGACATATAAAATACCAGTGCAGCCTATCAATATTAATAACGGACAAATTACAAGAATATTCTTAACTTTCCAGCTTCATCTGGAAACGTCCATAGTTATTATCAACAATACTAACATACCTCAGCAATATTTTAAGCAAACATCTGTAAAGAAGAAAAGCAACGTTCCACCATCAGTGGGGTGATCCGGCATCTTCTAGCTGAGGGACGACTGCAATGGGCTATGCGCTGGTTCTGTCTCAGTGTGTTAAATGCCGACAGCTAACAAAGCCAAGCAACAATGttctgtatgtttatttttgacTGATCGTGTTTTAAATGAGTCATCCCTTGGTATAAAGATTAGAGCATCTGGGgattttgttgcagttttgaaaTGATTTGGTTTGGAGCTGTAAAAGACTCACTGCTGCTTTCCAGCCGTGTTCcagtcattatttttaataagtgcGTCTGTCCCTGGACTCAGATCAATAGGGAACAATTCATACAGCATCCTGAGCGTGAGCACAATGCTGGGGGAGTGGAGTCTTTACAAGCGACAAGCGGGTTTATTCTTTGAAATAAGGACGGGCTTTAAAGCTTGGTGGAGGAAACAGGAGCCGAGCAGAGCGGCTCCCATCGCTTCAATCTCTCCTCTGCATTTCACACGGTCGTGCCTTGCCCACGGAGAATCGTGCATCTCGTGCCACAACAGTCGTTCAATTATTGAGGAGCAATTTCGGGCCAGAAGAGATTCCTTTACAGATGCATTATTAATACGCATGCCTTGTTCtcagctggaaaacaaagaaTTTACATAAGCAAACTCCTGATTCACGGAAAGCGGGTGGCCCCTTGCTGGGTCGCCCTTGTTCAGCGCACCACAGGCATGTTCTGCAAACCCCATTCCACCCCCCATCGACCTTTGACTCGGAACAGGTCAACAGAAAGAAGCAGAGACGTGATAAAGGACGGATCTTTTTggtgttgtttttctttaaagaatacCACAGGTATCACATGTTTTaagttttattataatataaattatagAAAAGGTTCATACATCTGAATAAAGttactttatcattattatcataatTAATAAAAGTTAAGAACACCAACACTTTTATAGAAAGTGACCTTGACTTTATACCCACAAGTTTAGCGCTGgatatttcactggaacaagtcagattaaataccttgcttaagggtacaactgTAGGGCcactcctgggacttgaacaggTAACCTTCGAGACTGTTCTTGTCAAGTGCCCCCGAGTTGATGCTGACTGTATTAACCACATCTTGAGACAATGCTGTGTCCTCCACACGTGTCCTTAAAATTGAAAGGGGTGTATCCATTGTCACAGTagttgagtccatccatctggtttctagtcctgttctttttttccctcaatcTTTTCCCAGCATTTTCAAGCTTCAGGACACAGTTTGCCAACCGCCTCAGCCTTCCATCCCGCTCACCCTCTTACTGACCCTTCTCGCCACAGCGGGTGTGAATGTCCGAGAATGTCTGTTCGCCTCGCATCATGACGTACTTTGGCAAATTAATTACCAACTTTCAGCAGTGAAGTTCTAGTGTTTGATCACTGGACCAGGTCAGGTAATGGTGTAAAATAATCTATGGTAATGTGTTAGCTAGTAAAAAACCCAACAAAAATGATCTTTTTCTGTTTGGGATGTGTTAGAGGGAATTTTGGGAGGAAGCCCTTCTACACACATTACTGCTGCTCAGCTGAATGACACAAGGCACATTTTCAAAGGAGGGCTTTTGCACGAAAAGCTGTTTCTAAGCAAACCAAAGTCTGATTTATGGATCCGGGCTGGTGGAGCGCAGCCAGCAGAGCTGTACCTTGGACAAATATGCTTCGTATGAAGATCAGGAGAGTCCAGCAGCTTCAGAGTGCCTTCTCTGGCTCCACACTGCCACTAGTTGATCTCATTTATAAGTCTGTCTGTGATCCTCAACTTTGGCCTCTTGGCAGCCTGGGTCTGGAGGGGGGTGCCAATACTGGAAGGTTCAGCTCAGGGCCCTTGTGTGAGTTCCTGAGCTGGACAGTGTTGCACTTGACTGTGGTGTCCCCTGCAGAGAAAGCTGGGCCACGAATCCTCTCTCTGGGGTGTCTTAAGCTCTTGATGATGAGGGTCTGCTGACGCGAGGATGGGAACATGGGGGGTCGGGACCCATTCATCAGGAGTGGAGACCTGCCTGAGCTGTGCCGTGCCACGCCCACCCATGTGAGCTTTCGAGTGATGCCATCCC
This genomic window from Scleropages formosus chromosome 1, fSclFor1.1, whole genome shotgun sequence contains:
- the dynlt1b gene encoding dynein light chain Tctex-type 1; translation: MDDFQTAEETTFVVDEVSSIIKESVDAAIGGSTYQHSRVNQWSSSVVENCLGQLTKLGKPFKYIVTCIIMQKNGAGLQTATSCFWDNTTDGSCTVRWENKSMYCIVSVFGLAI